A single genomic interval of Halomonas sp. GT harbors:
- a CDS encoding NAD(P)-dependent alcohol dehydrogenase, with amino-acid sequence MPAMMKAAIFVEPGRIEINDKPIPEIGPNDALMRVTTTTICGTDVHILKGEYPVERGLTIGHEPVGVIEKLGANVKGYQEGQRVIAGAICPSFTSYACQDGCSSQDGGHHSHGYKPMGGWRFGNTIDGAQAEYLLVPDAQANLSPVPDGLTDEQVLMCPDIMSTGFAGAEKAGINIGDTVVVFAQGPIGLCATAGARLRGAGMIIAVDGVDERLAMAKQMGADVALDFRKVDVVEEVLKLTGGRGVDAAIEALGLQQTFESALRVLKPGGTLSSLGVYSEDLTIPLGAFCAGLGDHKIITSLCPGGKERMRRLMSIIAAGRLDLGPMVTHRYALENIVDAYDLFSHQRDGVLKVALEVS; translated from the coding sequence ATGCCTGCCATGATGAAAGCCGCTATTTTTGTTGAGCCTGGCCGCATTGAGATTAACGACAAGCCCATTCCTGAGATTGGCCCCAATGATGCGCTGATGCGGGTAACCACCACGACTATTTGCGGCACCGATGTACACATCTTAAAAGGCGAATACCCCGTTGAGCGCGGCTTAACCATCGGCCATGAGCCGGTGGGCGTGATTGAAAAGTTGGGTGCCAATGTGAAGGGCTACCAAGAGGGCCAGCGCGTCATCGCCGGAGCGATTTGCCCGAGCTTCACCTCTTATGCCTGCCAAGATGGTTGCTCCTCGCAAGATGGCGGCCACCACAGCCACGGTTATAAACCGATGGGCGGCTGGCGCTTTGGTAACACCATCGATGGTGCCCAAGCTGAATACCTACTGGTGCCCGATGCCCAGGCTAATCTCTCTCCCGTGCCAGACGGCCTAACCGACGAACAAGTACTGATGTGCCCCGACATCATGTCGACCGGCTTTGCTGGTGCCGAAAAGGCGGGTATCAATATTGGCGACACTGTGGTGGTGTTCGCTCAAGGCCCGATTGGGCTGTGTGCGACGGCGGGAGCACGGCTGCGCGGGGCCGGGATGATTATTGCGGTAGACGGTGTCGATGAACGTTTGGCAATGGCCAAGCAGATGGGCGCTGATGTGGCGCTGGATTTTCGTAAGGTCGATGTTGTAGAGGAAGTGCTTAAGCTTACGGGCGGGCGCGGTGTGGATGCGGCCATTGAAGCACTTGGTCTGCAGCAAACCTTTGAATCAGCTTTGCGGGTGTTAAAGCCCGGCGGCACGCTGTCTAGCCTTGGCGTTTACTCTGAAGATCTAACGATTCCGCTGGGCGCTTTCTGTGCTGGGCTGGGTGACCACAAGATCATTACGTCGCTATGTCCCGGCGGCAAAGAGCGAATGCGCAGGCTGATGAGCATCATTGCTGCAGGGAGACTAGATCTGGGCCCCATGGTCACGCACCGCTATGCGTTGGAGAACATTGTCGATGCTTATGACCTGTTCTCCCATCAGCGCGATGGTGTGTTGAAAGTGGCCCTTGAGGTCTCGTAG